DNA from Cytophagia bacterium CHB2:
CGCCGGCGACCATGCCATGCTGGTGGTGGTGGAGTTGCTGCGGGCGGTTATTTCGGCTGCTGCGCCGCCGCTGAAATTGGCAGAAGTGGAAGGGGATGCGGCATTCTTCTATGCGCTTTGCCCTGAAAATGGCGATAGCAGAGCTGAACTGGCTGCCGTCAAAAAACAGGTGAAGGGCTTCTTTCGTTCTTTTTATCAAGCCTTGCACCGGCTTTGCACTTTATATCCCTGCGCGCGAAATGCGCGAGATTTGCGGCTTAAAGTCGTTATTCATGCTGGCGAGGTTGCGCTGGAGCATATTCATGGTTTCGATAAACTCTTCGGCATGGATGTGATCCTGGCGCATCGCCTGTTGAAAAATTCTGTGCCTGCACAGGAATATGTTTTGATGACGGAATCGGCCTACAATTGGCTCGGCGATTTTTATCAAGCGCAACCGGAACGGCAAACGGAGTATTGCGAAGGAATCGGCGTGGTGGAA
Protein-coding regions in this window:
- a CDS encoding DUF2652 domain-containing protein; the encoded protein is MFFKILERKIMRPSTHKALLVIADISGFTQFMKSHANAGDHAMLVVVELLRAVISAAAPPLKLAEVEGDAAFFYALCPENGDSRAELAAVKKQVKGFFRSFYQALHRLCTLYPCARNARDLRLKVVIHAGEVALEHIHGFDKLFGMDVILAHRLLKNSVPAQEYVLMTESAYNWLGDFYQAQPERQTEYCEGIGVVETVVFYLPAQLIEVGKTPYQKFSSNTGRSLPAADFIYKTAGRLGNSLNGYRLSEPFHPCARAQPAESELAEAELVQIELVEARLTHFRNNIKWRPRHEGYATDSR